The region ACGTATACCCAAATCCCTTAAGTTCTGGATTGTGTTTTGGATTCCTACTTTTGCAGAATCTGAAAAAGCTACAAATCCTAAGAATATCATGGAAGATTCGATCTCATAGTCGACTGGATCGTTCTCATTAATTTCTTTAACGGCGATCCCAATCGTACGATATCCGTTCCGACTGAACGTTTCGTATACCGTTTGGATGGATTCCAATTCTTTTGAAATGGGTAGTATCTGCCCTTGCGAATCTATATAACGATCACAAATCTCCAAAAGGGGAACGCTTGCACCTTTGCATATTGCAGTACGTTTTCCATCGATCTCGGCAATTACTGTGATCCTTTTTCTATGAAAGTCATAAGAGAGTTCTCCGGATTTGGGGATCGTATCGGATGAGATCGAACATGCTTGGCTAATTGCTAGATCCATAGGATTTTGGAAACCGCTCTGCAGGTTAGCGTTGATCGATGCAAATTTTAATACATCTTGGTTTGGATTCCCATTCGGATCTACACTTGTATGTACTCTGACGACTCCTTCCGTCAGTGTTCCCGTTTTGTCAGAACAGAGTACGTCCATACTACCGAAGTTTTCGATGGAGTTCAGACGTTTTACGATTACCTTTTTTCGGCTCATTTGTTTGGCGCCTTGGGCCAAGTTTACGTTAATGATAGCCGGTAATAGTTGTGGTGTAAGTCCTACTGCAATTGCTAACGCAAATAAGAAGGAGTCTAAGATCGGTTTTTCCAATAAAACGTTAATTCCCAGGATTACCAATACTAAGCCCAAAGTAATTTCCAGAAGAAGGTTACCGAATTTGCGGATCCCTTTTTCGAATTCGGTTTCCGGCTTTCGTTCGTTCAATCGTTTGTAGATTTCTCCGAACTGAGTATGTTTTCCGGTCGCATAGATAAGAGCCAAACCAGAACCGCTAACAACATGAGAGCCCATGTACAATAAGTTTGATCGTTTGGATAATGTTGTTTCTTCCGGTAATGATCCGGGAATTTTTTCCACTGGAAAAGTTTCTCCTGTGAATGCTGCTTCATCCAAAAACAAACGATCAGAATCTATAAGATAGGCATCCGCAGGTATGATGTCCCCGACTCGCAATCGGATCAGGTCTCCAGGCACTAAAGATTGGGAATCCAGTTCTGATTCGACATTGTTTCGGATAGTTGATGCGTTTAATCGAACCATGGACAATAAGGAATGAAGAGAATCGCTTGCACTTTTTTCCTGCCAGTATCCTAAGATGCTGCTCAAGAAAACAATACATTGGATGATGATTCCGTCGGTAGGGTCGCTTAAAAACCAGGATAAACCGGACGCAAAGAGTAAGATTATTGTGATGGGATTTGCAAATTGCCTAAGGAACAAAACGATTCCGGCGACCTTTTGGCCAGAGCTGAAACTATTTTTTCCGTATGTCCTAAGTCGTTCCCTTGCTTCGGATTCGCTAAGGCCTCTCGGTCCGGAACCGATTTCAGAGAACATTTCCTCTGAGGTATAAGTCCAGTAATTGGGAGGTATTTTCCGGGATTCCATTCTCTTAGGTTGAGATCCCTGTATTCTTAGAAAAGTACTAATTCATTCGGAAAACCTCCTCCGTCGACGTAAGAACGACAAGCGAAGGAGGTTTGACGTTTATTATCTATTTTGAATGGTAACGTTTTCAGTCTTCACATAAGAATTGTCAAACCACCATGCACGAACTTCCATAGGACGATCCGCTTTATCAGGTGCGATATTAAAATCTAATGAGAAGTTAGTGTATTGGCCCGGGCCAACAAACTCATTTCTGTATACGTCCCTTCTCGCCAATACGTCCTGACCGTCGTAAACGTCTATGGTCACAACCTTATCGTTATTGGCGTTAGTAACATCCACTAACATGCGGAATACCGCTCTTTTATTTCCTGTTCCCCAACGATCTCTATCATAAGGACCATAGATCATATGATCCGCCCAATGATCAGCTGTCGTAACAACCCAAGCATCACCTTCCGCGAATCCAATACGGTGAGAAAGATTTTTTGCCTTATACACTAAAGGTAATTCTCCGCTCAAAGGAGAAGAACAACAAAGTAGTGCGGCTCCTCCTCCGTCTCTTTGAGCAACTCCAGCTACGTATTCGCTGTCAGCACATTGTCCTTTATAAGAACCAGGAGCCCAGTCTCCTCCGCGTTGTGAAGAGCGGCTATCTCCTCTGTCGAACCAAATCGTACGGCAAGAATTGGCAAGAGGAACCTTACTATGAGCACAAAGGATACCGCTTGTTCCCCAAGAATGTTTAGTAGCTCCGGCAACATAGTAGTCGTTAGGACATTCGTATTTTGTAAATCCGCCGGCCCAATCTCCAGTGCCATGGTAACGAGTAGTAGTTTCATACACTGCCTGAACATTAGTCGCGCGGTCATTATGCCAAAGTTTTCCGTACTTTGTATCGCTGCAAAGTGCTCTTTGATCGCGGCTCAAACCTAATAGACGTTCCCCATCAGGACAGGTTCCTTTGTTAGCACCTGATAACCAATCGTTATCGATAGTACTTACGTTATCGTCTACACCGTTAAATCCGATCTTGGTCAAGTGATCCACATAAGGAACAGATCCTGTTTTACCGGAGAATGCAAGAAGGCGATCCATATGTTCATCACGCCAGTTGCCTCTTTTAGTTTGAGACCAATCGGAAGTTACAAGACCCCATTCATCTTCTCCGTTCAGAGGCCAGAATGCGAAATCAAGGTCCTTCTCAATTAAATAATCCACGAGTCTTTTGAGCCATTCTCTATCTGCAGGATTTGTCTCTCCTGGAGAAGCTCCGAATTCACTTACCCACACTGGAGCAGTAGTGACTGCATCAGGATCGGTTACGTATCCCCATTCGTCAGTGATAGTGTTTCGGAACGTAGTTAAATCCATATCTTTGTATTTGATATTTCCGCCGGATGTTGCGTCGTCACCGTTATGTTTAGGTCCGATAAATCCGTAGTTATGAGCGGCATAAACCAGTTTATTCACATTACGAATATGGACTTGAAGATCTCTAACAGGTTTTAAGTGAGGACGTTCTCCTGAACCTAAGATAGGGATCGCACCCCACCAGTTAATACCTTCTACAACGATGACTATGTCCGGGTTTGCACGTAAGATATCATTTCCTGCTTCTCCCGCAGCCTTACGCCAGTCGTCTATATTATTCCAGCCCCAGTTAGGACTATTCGGTAAATGAGTATCGTTAAAACGTTGGGTGCGCACTTCGTTCCTAAGATCCGCAGCGGCGACTAACTTGTTATCCTTATAACGATTCACTAAGAAAACCCAATCCGCTTTCCACATTTCAGGAGTTTGGTTATAGGCGAAGGAAGATCCTGTATGATACCATTGACCGTTATAGTCGAATCCACAACACCATTCGGAGAAAGTAGTATGGTTGTTTAAAACAACTACAATTCCAGCCGCAGTCAAGGCTGCAACAGTTTGGTCATAGATCTCTAAAGCCGTCTTACCGAAAAATTGTGGGTTAGCCGCCACATATTCGTTCGGGACAATATTCGCATCATGAAGCATTAAATTAGAAAAAGGTAATCTAACCGAGTTGAAGCCCCATTCCTGGATCAAGGAGATAATATGAGAGATAGGTTGTTTGTCCAAGCCTCCCACTACTTGACGAGTATCGCTCGCTCCATACCAGTTTACCGCTTTCAATTTGAAACGGTTATTATTCGAATCCACAATATATCTACCGTTCGTACTCAGAGGAACGACCGGAGGAGTGGTCGCTACTGCCAAAGACATCACGGAGCGGTATGCGGACTTAGCCGATTTTGGAAGTGAGAAAGGTAAATACGCTTGGTCTGTTTCGGGGGAACAACTTGCTAATATAACAAAGA is a window of Leptospira hartskeerlii DNA encoding:
- the mgtA gene encoding magnesium-translocating P-type ATPase → MESRKIPPNYWTYTSEEMFSEIGSGPRGLSESEARERLRTYGKNSFSSGQKVAGIVLFLRQFANPITIILLFASGLSWFLSDPTDGIIIQCIVFLSSILGYWQEKSASDSLHSLLSMVRLNASTIRNNVESELDSQSLVPGDLIRLRVGDIIPADAYLIDSDRLFLDEAAFTGETFPVEKIPGSLPEETTLSKRSNLLYMGSHVVSGSGLALIYATGKHTQFGEIYKRLNERKPETEFEKGIRKFGNLLLEITLGLVLVILGINVLLEKPILDSFLFALAIAVGLTPQLLPAIINVNLAQGAKQMSRKKVIVKRLNSIENFGSMDVLCSDKTGTLTEGVVRVHTSVDPNGNPNQDVLKFASINANLQSGFQNPMDLAISQACSISSDTIPKSGELSYDFHRKRITVIAEIDGKRTAICKGASVPLLEICDRYIDSQGQILPISKELESIQTVYETFSRNGYRTIGIAVKEINENDPVDYEIESSMIFLGFVAFSDSAKVGIQNTIQNLRDLGIRLKMITGDNRWIAEQVAKSVGISCSSILTGQELQSIGEEALRVRAEQTDVFAEIEPNQKQRIILALKKADHVVGYIGDGINDASALHSADVGISVDSAVDVAKEAADIVLLEKNLAVLLDGVKEGRVTFANTLKYVFMATSANFGNMFSVAGASAFLSYLPLLPKQILLTNLLTDLPEMTIASDEVDQNWIIRPRKWDIKFIGRFMLVFGFLSSLFDYATFGLLLFGLGANETQFQTGWFIESVVSASLIVLVIRTKKVFYRSRPGKLLLGATILCVGFVFAIPYLPFAETFGFGRLPLLFYGYLLGIILLYVGSAEFAKFLFYKKEN
- a CDS encoding glycoside hydrolase family 5 protein; translation: MFNRRKMKIFSSVLVVFVILASCSPETDQAYLPFSLPKSAKSAYRSVMSLAVATTPPVVPLSTNGRYIVDSNNNRFKLKAVNWYGASDTRQVVGGLDKQPISHIISLIQEWGFNSVRLPFSNLMLHDANIVPNEYVAANPQFFGKTALEIYDQTVAALTAAGIVVVLNNHTTFSEWCCGFDYNGQWYHTGSSFAYNQTPEMWKADWVFLVNRYKDNKLVAAADLRNEVRTQRFNDTHLPNSPNWGWNNIDDWRKAAGEAGNDILRANPDIVIVVEGINWWGAIPILGSGERPHLKPVRDLQVHIRNVNKLVYAAHNYGFIGPKHNGDDATSGGNIKYKDMDLTTFRNTITDEWGYVTDPDAVTTAPVWVSEFGASPGETNPADREWLKRLVDYLIEKDLDFAFWPLNGEDEWGLVTSDWSQTKRGNWRDEHMDRLLAFSGKTGSVPYVDHLTKIGFNGVDDNVSTIDNDWLSGANKGTCPDGERLLGLSRDQRALCSDTKYGKLWHNDRATNVQAVYETTTRYHGTGDWAGGFTKYECPNDYYVAGATKHSWGTSGILCAHSKVPLANSCRTIWFDRGDSRSSQRGGDWAPGSYKGQCADSEYVAGVAQRDGGGAALLCCSSPLSGELPLVYKAKNLSHRIGFAEGDAWVVTTADHWADHMIYGPYDRDRWGTGNKRAVFRMLVDVTNANNDKVVTIDVYDGQDVLARRDVYRNEFVGPGQYTNFSLDFNIAPDKADRPMEVRAWWFDNSYVKTENVTIQNR